A region from the Ammospiza nelsoni isolate bAmmNel1 chromosome 1, bAmmNel1.pri, whole genome shotgun sequence genome encodes:
- the NKTR gene encoding NK-tumor recognition protein isoform X8 yields MFQLFSDICPKTCKNFLCLCSGEKGIGKTTGKKLCYKGTTFHRVVKNFMIQGGDFSEGNGKGGESIYGGYFKDENFILKHDRAFLLSMANRGKHTNGSQFFITTKPAPHLDGVHVVFGLVISGFEVIEQIENLKTDTASRPYADVRVIDCGVLLTSSARDALEKKKKVCSDSEASESSSSASSSSESSSESEAENERSRRKKRKRRAKTKQSRKRRKEERKKEDPRCKRTSSQRRSLSDKSDGADKVDLSTKRDKPVVRPEEIPPVPENRFLLRRDVPVVNVEPEPKLLDAAPVLTDQKPSVSKSGRKIKGRGTIRYHTPPRSRSCSESDDEESSETPPHWKEEMQRLRTYRAPSGEKWSKGDKLSDPCSSRWDERSASRRSRSWSHNGYADLSTVRYSSHHKKHRKEKKKVKHKKKSKKQKHFKKHKQTKKKKTSASSDVESSHSFHRRTKSSCDRERKSRSSSLSSRRSSRRDWSKSDKEDQSLSSLSSRGSRSYYRSRSRSRSKSRSYSRRSSRSRSASKSSRSRSRSRSSSNPRQQKTVPNSPRNISARLNDTKLTKTAEPVRAVILPSDKVIVPPVVPENLPVIPLSDSPPPSRWKPGQKPWKPSYERIQEMKAKTTHLIPTQTNYNLVVVKEANTSSSYRKQERSSESERSAYSKGRSDRSSESWPRSRSRSSRSRSYSRSYSRSRSPSSSRTKSPSSGRSPSPSKYRSDRSGYSESTSDYSLSDEDRHRSKRKSTSSDPKARGLKLRQETSSDSTLPYKHPKDYDESSQGLKESDSLSSSDLSSDSERSAKAKAVQEKESCFPLEGDAEKQDKNSLSCERGEEKGKGERDSDHSKKKAAKEKCSEQPRGGAKTKRKSYSGSKWDSESNSERGEAKHNRGDSRPSSGKEEGEATSGSDTELSVTKRIKKPSNSSEGFLGSDCTWKTSKQLSSSESESSCSSSADTRGKLKKHKHGLKKTPKKSHSKKAKEKLKGKKEKKHKVQKRKEMFHWQPPLEFGEEEDDEINEKPVTKDDKKEKQLSRDIKDKKQVYEKDEIVTDKMGNGEKSCVNENLLDKNTTCGASPDRSNLNKEPIETSTSTGILNSGINVAACKSEIKQAEENNQNGLEDVIQTDDNMEICTPDRNSPGKVDVDVLSPVILTAKPLSAGVKKELQVETPEQDAVKLGNNLRDFTNIKEEKEMGRQENNFAPVSGAKDCSLKSEISENTPSNVIDNKWKPLQGAGNLKLATISTTTEVKNVASAPEPKPAGLRIEIKAKNKVRPGSLFDEVRKTARLNRRPRNQESSSEEESPSRDDNSPSRSLSRSRSKSESKSRHRTRSMSYSHSRSRSRSSTYSYRSRSYSRSRSRGWYSRDRSRSRSSSYHSYKSRSRSYSRSRSRSSSYGHHSRSSRSYTYDSYYSRSRSRSKRSDSYRRSRSYDRRSRSYGSDSDSDRSYSNNRSPSESSRYS; encoded by the exons AACAACAAAACCTGCTCCTCATCTCGATGG TGTGCACGTTGTCTTTGGGCTGGTCATTTCTGGGTTTGAGGTCATAGAACAGATAGAAAATCTCAAAACCGACACGGCCAGCAGGCCCTACGCAGACGTGCGAGTCATTGACTGCGGGGTGCTGCTCACCAGCTCAGCCAGGGATG CtttggagaagaagaagaaagtttGCTCTGACTCAGAAGCCTCAGAGTCCTCTTCCAGTGCATCCAGCTCTTCAGAATCCTCCTCTGAGAGTGAGGCTGAGAatgaaaggagcaggaggaaaaagaggaaaagaagagcTAAAACCAAACAGTCCAGGAAAcgaaggaaggaggagaggaagaaggaggatCCAAGGTGCAAGCGAACCTCAAGCCAAAGACG CAGCCTTTCTGACAAGAGCGATGGCGCAGACAAAGTCGACCTTAGCACCAAGCGGGACAAGCCCGTGGTACGTCCTGAGGAAATCCCCCCAGTGcctgaaaatagatttttgctCAGAAGAGATGTGCCTGTTGTCAATGTAGAGCCTGAACC gAAGCTTCTTGATGCTGCACCAGTTCTGACTGaccagaaaccatcagtgtctAAATCGGGACGAAAAATTAAAGGAAGAGGCACAATA CGCTATCACACCCCGCCGCGGTCGCGCTCCTGCTCCGAGTCGGACGATGAGGAGAGCAGCGAGACCCCTCCCCACTGGAAGGAGGAGATGCAGAGGCTGCGGACGTACCGAGCCCCCAGCGGCGAGAAGTGGAGCAAAGGAGACAA gctGAGTGACCCCTGTAGCAGCAGATGGGATGAGAGAAGTGCATCCCGGAGATCCAGGTCTTGGTCCCATAACGGTTATGCTGATCTGAGCACTGTGAGATACTCCAGCCATCACAAGAAGcacaggaaagagaagaagaaggtgaagcataaaaagaaatctaaaaagcagaaacatttcAAGAAGcacaagcaaacaaagaaaaagaaaacatcagcCTCATCAGATGTAGAATCCTCTCATTCCTTCCACAGGAGGACAAAATCATCTTGTGATCGTGAGAGGAAATCTCGTTCTTCCTCATTGTCTTCCAGGCGCTCATCCAGGAGGGACTGGTCTAAATCTGATAAGGAAGACCAGAGCTTGTCATCTTTATCAAGCAGAGGGTCTCGATCATACTACAGGTCCAGATCCAGGTCTAGATCTAAATCAAGGTCTTACTCCAGAAGAAGTTCTAGATCAAGATCAGCCTCTAAATCGTCACGATCTCGAAGTAGGTCGCGGTCAAGTTCTAACCCCAGGCAGCAAAAGACTGTTCCCAATTCTCCACGGAATATTTCAGCACGGTTAAATGACACTAAGCTGACCAAGACTGCTGAGCCTGTCCGAGCAGTGATCCTGCCCAGTGACAAAGTTATCGTGCCACCAGTTGTCCCAGAAAACCTCCCTGTCATACCCTTAAGTGACAGTCCCCCACCTTCAAGGTGGAAACCTGGGCAGAAACCTTGGAAGCCATCGTATGAGCGAATTCAGGAAATGAAAGCTAAAACAACCCACTTAATTCCCACCCAAACTAATTACAATTTAGTGGTGGTTAAGGAGGCCAACACTTCTTCCTCCTACCGcaagcaggagaggagctccGAGAGCGAGCGGAGCGCTTATTCCAAAGGCCGCAGCGACAGGAGCTCGGAGAGCTGGCCCAGGTCCAGGAGCAGATCCTCTCGAAGCCGCTCCTACTCAAGATCTTACTCAAGGTCTAGAAGCCCATCGAGCTCCAGGACAAAATCTCCTTCCTCTGGCAGGTCACCGTCCCCCAGTAAATACCGCAGTGACAGGTCGGGGTACAGCGAGTCCACGTCTGACTATTCCCTCAGCGATGAGGACAGGCACAGGAGCAAAAGGAAATCCACATCCAGCGATCCCAAAGCTCGGGGCCTCAAACTGAGGCAGGAAACGAGCTCTGATAGCACTTTGCCTTACAAGCATCCAAAGGACTACGATGAGTCTTCCCAAGGGTTGAAGGAGAGTGACAGTTTGTCATCCTCAGACTTGTCCTCCGACAGCGAGCGCTCTGCCAAAGCCAAAGCggtccaagaaaaagaaagctgctTTCCTTTAGAAGGGGATGCtgaaaaacaggataaaaataGCTTAAGTTGTgagagaggggaggagaaaggcaaGGGTGAGCGGGATTCTGATCACTCCAAAAAGAAAGCAGCCAAGGAGAaatgctcagagcagcccagaggtGGTGCAAAAACAAAACGCAAATCCTACTCAGGTAGCAAATGGGACTCGGAGTCCAACTCTGAAAGAGGAGAGGCAAAGCATAACAGAGGGGATTCCAGACCCTCCTCTGggaaagaagaaggagaggCCACCTCAGGGTCTGACACAGAGCTTAGTGTTACcaaaaggataaaaaaaccATCCAATTCCTCAGAGGGCTTTTTGGGTTCTGACTGCACGTGGAAGACAAGCAAACAGTTGTCATCTTCTGAGTCTGAGAGTTCTTGTTCCAGCTCAGCAGACACTCGAGGCAAGTtgaaaaaacacaaacatgGCTTGAAAAAGACTCCTaaaaaatcacattccaaaaaagcaaaagaaaaattgaaaggtaaaaaggagaaaaaacacaaagtccagaaaagaaaagaaatgtttcattgGCAGCCCCCCCTTGAGTTTGGGGAAGAAGAGGATGATGAGATAAATGAAAAGCCAGTTACCAAGgatgataaaaaagaaaagcagcttagCAGGGACATAAAGGATAAAAAACAAGTTTATGAAAAGGATGAAATAGTCACAGATAAAATGGGAAATGGTGAAAAGTCGTGTGTGAATGAAAACCTTTTAGATAAAAACACCACATGTGGGGCCTCGCCAGATCGCAGCAACCTTAATAAAGAGCCCATTGAAACAAGCACTTCAACTGGTATTTTAAACTCAGGAATAAATGTGGCTGCCTGCAAGAGTGAGATTAAACAAGCTGAAGAAAATAACCAGAATGGGCTGGAAGATGTCATTCAGACAGATGACAACATGGAGATTTGTACTCCGGATCGTAACTCGCCGGGGAAGGTGGATGTGGATGTTTTGTCTCCTGTCATTCTCACTGCTAAACCTTTAAGTGCTGGTGTAAAAAAAGAGTTACAGGTTGAGACCCCTGAGCAAGATGCTGTCAAACTGGGAAACAACTTAAGAGACTTTACTaatattaaagaagaaaaagaaatgggaagGCAAGAAAATAACTTTGCCCCTGTGTCTGGTGCTAAAGACTGTagtttaaaaagtgaaatttctgaaaatacacCAAGCAATGTGATAGACAATAAATGGAAGCCTTTGCAAGGTGCTGGTAACTTAAAACTAGCAACAATCAGTACGACAACAGAGGTCAAAAATGTAGCATCAGCACCAGAGCCTAAACCAGCAGGTTTAAGAattgaaataaaagcaaaaaataaagtaagGCCTGGGTCTCTCTTTGATGAAGTGAGGAAAACAGCTCGACTAAATCGTCGGCCAAGGAACCAAGAAAGTTCCAGTGAGGAGGAATCTCCGAGCAGAGATGACAACAGCCCTTCCAGGAGCCTCAGCAGGTCACGAAGCAAATCTGAGTCTAAATCCAGACACAGAACCAGGTCCATGTCCTACAGTCACTCGAGAAGTCGATCCCGAAGTTCTACATATTCATACAG GTCCAGGAGTTACTCGAGGAGCCGGAGCCGGGGCTGGTACAGCCGGGATcgctccaggagccggagcaGTTCCTACCACAGCTACAAGAGCCGTAG CCGGAGCTACAGCAGGAGCCGATCCAGGAGCAGTTCCTATGGGCACCACAGTCGGTCCAG CAGGTCCTACACCTATGACAGTTACTACAGCAGGAGTCGGAGCAGGAGCAAGAGGAGCGACAGCTACCGGAGATCTCGGAGCTACGACCGGAGATCCAG atcCTACGGCTCCGACAGCGACAGCGATCGCAGCTACTCCAACAACAGGAGCCCCAGTGAGAGCAGCAGATACAGCTGA
- the NKTR gene encoding NK-tumor recognition protein isoform X9 has translation MANRGKHTNGSQFFITTKPAPHLDGVHVVFGLVISGFEVIEQIENLKTDTASRPYADVRVIDCGVLLTSSARDALEKKKKVCSDSEASESSSSASSSSESSSESEAENERSRRKKRKRRAKTKQSRKRRKEERKKEDPRCKRTSSQRRSLSDKSDGADKVDLSTKRDKPVVRPEEIPPVPENRFLLRRDVPVVNVEPEPKLLDAAPVLTDQKPSVSKSGRKIKGRGTIRYHTPPRSRSCSESDDEESSETPPHWKEEMQRLRTYRAPSGEKWSKGDKLSDPCSSRWDERSASRRSRSWSHNGYADLSTVRYSSHHKKHRKEKKKVKHKKKSKKQKHFKKHKQTKKKKTSASSDVESSHSFHRRTKSSCDRERKSRSSSLSSRRSSRRDWSKSDKEDQSLSSLSSRGSRSYYRSRSRSRSKSRSYSRRSSRSRSASKSSRSRSRSRSSSNPRQQKTVPNSPRNISARLNDTKLTKTAEPVRAVILPSDKVIVPPVVPENLPVIPLSDSPPPSRWKPGQKPWKPSYERIQEMKAKTTHLIPTQTNYNLVVVKEANTSSSYRKQERSSESERSAYSKGRSDRSSESWPRSRSRSSRSRSYSRSYSRSRSPSSSRTKSPSSGRSPSPSKYRSDRSGYSESTSDYSLSDEDRHRSKRKSTSSDPKARGLKLRQETSSDSTLPYKHPKDYDESSQGLKESDSLSSSDLSSDSERSAKAKAVQEKESCFPLEGDAEKQDKNSLSCERGEEKGKGERDSDHSKKKAAKEKCSEQPRGGAKTKRKSYSGSKWDSESNSERGEAKHNRGDSRPSSGKEEGEATSGSDTELSVTKRIKKPSNSSEGFLGSDCTWKTSKQLSSSESESSCSSSADTRGKLKKHKHGLKKTPKKSHSKKAKEKLKGKKEKKHKVQKRKEMFHWQPPLEFGEEEDDEINEKPVTKDDKKEKQLSRDIKDKKQVYEKDEIVTDKMGNGEKSCVNENLLDKNTTCGASPDRSNLNKEPIETSTSTGILNSGINVAACKSEIKQAEENNQNGLEDVIQTDDNMEICTPDRNSPGKVDVDVLSPVILTAKPLSAGVKKELQVETPEQDAVKLGNNLRDFTNIKEEKEMGRQENNFAPVSGAKDCSLKSEISENTPSNVIDNKWKPLQGAGNLKLATISTTTEVKNVASAPEPKPAGLRIEIKAKNKVRPGSLFDEVRKTARLNRRPRNQESSSEEESPSRDDNSPSRSLSRSRSKSESKSRHRTRSMSYSHSRSRSRSSTYSYRSRSYSRSRSRGWYSRDRSRSRSSSYHSYKSRSRSYSRSRSRSSSYGHHSRSSRSYTYDSYYSRSRSRSKRSDSYRRSRSYDRRSRSYGSDSDSDRSYSNNRSPSESSRYS, from the exons AACAACAAAACCTGCTCCTCATCTCGATGG TGTGCACGTTGTCTTTGGGCTGGTCATTTCTGGGTTTGAGGTCATAGAACAGATAGAAAATCTCAAAACCGACACGGCCAGCAGGCCCTACGCAGACGTGCGAGTCATTGACTGCGGGGTGCTGCTCACCAGCTCAGCCAGGGATG CtttggagaagaagaagaaagtttGCTCTGACTCAGAAGCCTCAGAGTCCTCTTCCAGTGCATCCAGCTCTTCAGAATCCTCCTCTGAGAGTGAGGCTGAGAatgaaaggagcaggaggaaaaagaggaaaagaagagcTAAAACCAAACAGTCCAGGAAAcgaaggaaggaggagaggaagaaggaggatCCAAGGTGCAAGCGAACCTCAAGCCAAAGACG CAGCCTTTCTGACAAGAGCGATGGCGCAGACAAAGTCGACCTTAGCACCAAGCGGGACAAGCCCGTGGTACGTCCTGAGGAAATCCCCCCAGTGcctgaaaatagatttttgctCAGAAGAGATGTGCCTGTTGTCAATGTAGAGCCTGAACC gAAGCTTCTTGATGCTGCACCAGTTCTGACTGaccagaaaccatcagtgtctAAATCGGGACGAAAAATTAAAGGAAGAGGCACAATA CGCTATCACACCCCGCCGCGGTCGCGCTCCTGCTCCGAGTCGGACGATGAGGAGAGCAGCGAGACCCCTCCCCACTGGAAGGAGGAGATGCAGAGGCTGCGGACGTACCGAGCCCCCAGCGGCGAGAAGTGGAGCAAAGGAGACAA gctGAGTGACCCCTGTAGCAGCAGATGGGATGAGAGAAGTGCATCCCGGAGATCCAGGTCTTGGTCCCATAACGGTTATGCTGATCTGAGCACTGTGAGATACTCCAGCCATCACAAGAAGcacaggaaagagaagaagaaggtgaagcataaaaagaaatctaaaaagcagaaacatttcAAGAAGcacaagcaaacaaagaaaaagaaaacatcagcCTCATCAGATGTAGAATCCTCTCATTCCTTCCACAGGAGGACAAAATCATCTTGTGATCGTGAGAGGAAATCTCGTTCTTCCTCATTGTCTTCCAGGCGCTCATCCAGGAGGGACTGGTCTAAATCTGATAAGGAAGACCAGAGCTTGTCATCTTTATCAAGCAGAGGGTCTCGATCATACTACAGGTCCAGATCCAGGTCTAGATCTAAATCAAGGTCTTACTCCAGAAGAAGTTCTAGATCAAGATCAGCCTCTAAATCGTCACGATCTCGAAGTAGGTCGCGGTCAAGTTCTAACCCCAGGCAGCAAAAGACTGTTCCCAATTCTCCACGGAATATTTCAGCACGGTTAAATGACACTAAGCTGACCAAGACTGCTGAGCCTGTCCGAGCAGTGATCCTGCCCAGTGACAAAGTTATCGTGCCACCAGTTGTCCCAGAAAACCTCCCTGTCATACCCTTAAGTGACAGTCCCCCACCTTCAAGGTGGAAACCTGGGCAGAAACCTTGGAAGCCATCGTATGAGCGAATTCAGGAAATGAAAGCTAAAACAACCCACTTAATTCCCACCCAAACTAATTACAATTTAGTGGTGGTTAAGGAGGCCAACACTTCTTCCTCCTACCGcaagcaggagaggagctccGAGAGCGAGCGGAGCGCTTATTCCAAAGGCCGCAGCGACAGGAGCTCGGAGAGCTGGCCCAGGTCCAGGAGCAGATCCTCTCGAAGCCGCTCCTACTCAAGATCTTACTCAAGGTCTAGAAGCCCATCGAGCTCCAGGACAAAATCTCCTTCCTCTGGCAGGTCACCGTCCCCCAGTAAATACCGCAGTGACAGGTCGGGGTACAGCGAGTCCACGTCTGACTATTCCCTCAGCGATGAGGACAGGCACAGGAGCAAAAGGAAATCCACATCCAGCGATCCCAAAGCTCGGGGCCTCAAACTGAGGCAGGAAACGAGCTCTGATAGCACTTTGCCTTACAAGCATCCAAAGGACTACGATGAGTCTTCCCAAGGGTTGAAGGAGAGTGACAGTTTGTCATCCTCAGACTTGTCCTCCGACAGCGAGCGCTCTGCCAAAGCCAAAGCggtccaagaaaaagaaagctgctTTCCTTTAGAAGGGGATGCtgaaaaacaggataaaaataGCTTAAGTTGTgagagaggggaggagaaaggcaaGGGTGAGCGGGATTCTGATCACTCCAAAAAGAAAGCAGCCAAGGAGAaatgctcagagcagcccagaggtGGTGCAAAAACAAAACGCAAATCCTACTCAGGTAGCAAATGGGACTCGGAGTCCAACTCTGAAAGAGGAGAGGCAAAGCATAACAGAGGGGATTCCAGACCCTCCTCTGggaaagaagaaggagaggCCACCTCAGGGTCTGACACAGAGCTTAGTGTTACcaaaaggataaaaaaaccATCCAATTCCTCAGAGGGCTTTTTGGGTTCTGACTGCACGTGGAAGACAAGCAAACAGTTGTCATCTTCTGAGTCTGAGAGTTCTTGTTCCAGCTCAGCAGACACTCGAGGCAAGTtgaaaaaacacaaacatgGCTTGAAAAAGACTCCTaaaaaatcacattccaaaaaagcaaaagaaaaattgaaaggtaaaaaggagaaaaaacacaaagtccagaaaagaaaagaaatgtttcattgGCAGCCCCCCCTTGAGTTTGGGGAAGAAGAGGATGATGAGATAAATGAAAAGCCAGTTACCAAGgatgataaaaaagaaaagcagcttagCAGGGACATAAAGGATAAAAAACAAGTTTATGAAAAGGATGAAATAGTCACAGATAAAATGGGAAATGGTGAAAAGTCGTGTGTGAATGAAAACCTTTTAGATAAAAACACCACATGTGGGGCCTCGCCAGATCGCAGCAACCTTAATAAAGAGCCCATTGAAACAAGCACTTCAACTGGTATTTTAAACTCAGGAATAAATGTGGCTGCCTGCAAGAGTGAGATTAAACAAGCTGAAGAAAATAACCAGAATGGGCTGGAAGATGTCATTCAGACAGATGACAACATGGAGATTTGTACTCCGGATCGTAACTCGCCGGGGAAGGTGGATGTGGATGTTTTGTCTCCTGTCATTCTCACTGCTAAACCTTTAAGTGCTGGTGTAAAAAAAGAGTTACAGGTTGAGACCCCTGAGCAAGATGCTGTCAAACTGGGAAACAACTTAAGAGACTTTACTaatattaaagaagaaaaagaaatgggaagGCAAGAAAATAACTTTGCCCCTGTGTCTGGTGCTAAAGACTGTagtttaaaaagtgaaatttctgaaaatacacCAAGCAATGTGATAGACAATAAATGGAAGCCTTTGCAAGGTGCTGGTAACTTAAAACTAGCAACAATCAGTACGACAACAGAGGTCAAAAATGTAGCATCAGCACCAGAGCCTAAACCAGCAGGTTTAAGAattgaaataaaagcaaaaaataaagtaagGCCTGGGTCTCTCTTTGATGAAGTGAGGAAAACAGCTCGACTAAATCGTCGGCCAAGGAACCAAGAAAGTTCCAGTGAGGAGGAATCTCCGAGCAGAGATGACAACAGCCCTTCCAGGAGCCTCAGCAGGTCACGAAGCAAATCTGAGTCTAAATCCAGACACAGAACCAGGTCCATGTCCTACAGTCACTCGAGAAGTCGATCCCGAAGTTCTACATATTCATACAG GTCCAGGAGTTACTCGAGGAGCCGGAGCCGGGGCTGGTACAGCCGGGATcgctccaggagccggagcaGTTCCTACCACAGCTACAAGAGCCGTAG CCGGAGCTACAGCAGGAGCCGATCCAGGAGCAGTTCCTATGGGCACCACAGTCGGTCCAG CAGGTCCTACACCTATGACAGTTACTACAGCAGGAGTCGGAGCAGGAGCAAGAGGAGCGACAGCTACCGGAGATCTCGGAGCTACGACCGGAGATCCAG atcCTACGGCTCCGACAGCGACAGCGATCGCAGCTACTCCAACAACAGGAGCCCCAGTGAGAGCAGCAGATACAGCTGA